In Methanoregula sp., a single window of DNA contains:
- the hisH gene encoding imidazole glycerol phosphate synthase subunit HisH, with the protein MIVIIDYGLGNVRSVYAKIDQMGASVKISREIADIENAEKIIIPGVGSFDAGMKRLHDLQIIDILKKQVVKEQVPILGICLGMQLFTQRSEEGNVEGLGYLDAETKKFSFQDNERCHIPHMGWNTISIRKQSPYLNQIDDESRFYFVHSYHVICNDPEDIVAVTNYGYDFPSIIQKDSIVGVQFHPEKSHKQGIQLLKNFIRN; encoded by the coding sequence ATGATTGTCATCATTGATTACGGGTTAGGAAATGTCAGATCAGTTTACGCAAAAATTGATCAGATGGGCGCAAGCGTAAAAATTTCTCGTGAAATTGCTGATATTGAAAATGCTGAAAAAATAATCATTCCCGGCGTAGGTTCCTTTGATGCAGGAATGAAACGGTTACATGATCTTCAGATTATTGATATTTTAAAAAAGCAGGTAGTTAAAGAACAGGTCCCGATTCTGGGTATCTGCCTTGGGATGCAGTTATTTACTCAACGAAGCGAGGAGGGAAACGTTGAGGGTTTGGGGTATCTTGATGCGGAAACAAAAAAATTTAGTTTCCAGGATAACGAACGTTGTCATATCCCTCATATGGGATGGAACACCATTTCAATCCGAAAACAATCGCCTTACTTAAACCAGATTGATGATGAATCCCGGTTTTACTTTGTTCATTCATATCATGTCATATGCAATGATCCAGAAGATATTGTAGCTGTCACGAATTATGGATATGATTTCCCGTCAATAATCCAAAAGGATTCTATCGTCGGGGTTCAGTTTCATCCGGAAAAAAGTCATAAGCAAGGTATTCAGCTATTAAAAAATTTTATCAGGAACTGA
- a CDS encoding N-acetyl sugar amidotransferase, with the protein MQKICSKCIQDSGFPGITFDSNGICSLCHKYEKVDKKYALTEANNVNFSRLIEKIKSRGKNNEYDSIIGVSGGRDSSYCLYLMRKWGLNPLAVHYDNNMNSKIAAENIKNSCRKLDIDLFTFVVDWEEFKDLQKSFLKASVPSVDIPSDHAFVTVLYEYAYKNNIKYIFNGSSFRTEGPIPPEWSLHNDTKFILDIQKKWGTIPLKKYPIRKVSDLIKYRISGMTVVLPLYHMHYAHAEIMPVLEKELGWQYYGGHHFESIFTRWAFAYYLPKKFGIDTRIPDYSALIRSGQMSREEAVQKMKESIYSSDQEKEDRRYIMNKLELNEDELDAIINSPLRKNFDYAHHLNYIRMLYTFLGPRHV; encoded by the coding sequence ATGCAAAAGATTTGTTCAAAATGTATTCAGGATTCCGGCTTCCCTGGCATTACATTTGATTCGAACGGTATCTGCAGCCTCTGCCATAAATATGAAAAAGTTGATAAAAAATATGCCCTTACTGAAGCGAATAATGTTAATTTTTCCAGATTAATTGAAAAAATCAAAAGCCGGGGAAAAAATAATGAATATGATTCAATTATCGGCGTTAGCGGTGGAAGGGACAGCTCTTACTGCCTGTACCTGATGAGAAAATGGGGGCTCAATCCTCTTGCTGTCCATTATGATAATAATATGAATTCAAAAATTGCGGCAGAAAATATTAAAAATTCATGCAGAAAACTCGATATCGATCTTTTCACGTTTGTTGTTGACTGGGAGGAATTCAAAGATTTACAAAAGTCATTTTTAAAGGCTTCCGTTCCTTCAGTGGATATCCCTTCAGATCATGCATTCGTCACCGTGCTCTATGAGTACGCATATAAGAATAATATTAAATATATTTTCAATGGGTCGTCATTCCGAACTGAGGGGCCGATACCACCGGAATGGTCACTACATAACGATACAAAATTTATTTTGGATATTCAGAAAAAATGGGGAACAATTCCCTTGAAAAAATATCCAATCCGAAAGGTATCCGATTTGATAAAATACCGTATATCCGGCATGACCGTAGTTTTACCCTTATATCACATGCATTATGCACATGCAGAAATCATGCCTGTACTTGAGAAGGAACTTGGATGGCAATACTATGGGGGTCATCATTTTGAATCAATTTTTACCCGATGGGCGTTCGCTTATTATTTACCCAAAAAATTCGGGATTGACACCAGAATTCCGGATTATTCTGCCCTCATTCGTTCCGGACAGATGTCGAGAGAAGAAGCTGTACAAAAAATGAAGGAATCAATATATTCATCGGATCAGGAAAAAGAAGACCGACGGTATATCATGAATAAACTTGAGTTGAATGAGGATGAGCTGGATGCGATCATAAATTCGCCGCTACGGAAGAATTTTGATTATGCACACCATTTAAATTATATCCGGATGCTCTATACATTCTTAGGACCTCGCCATGTATGA
- a CDS encoding YIP1 family protein, whose product MVTLRKIREIIISPSGYLEEIRDRPIKDDVLFFIVVAVVGSILMFFSMVIGEIVTGKGDSLNPAGIPVMILTILFLFVVNGLFFMLIISLIEHFFVLFTGEHKGFERTMKSVIYASVLPVVFFWIPAVFHIPSSILLLAGAFCIVTFYGILTFHEKAKDRAAFVALFTTGFILILLWLGKVNITGNAW is encoded by the coding sequence GTGGTCACATTAAGAAAAATCAGGGAAATAATCATCAGTCCTTCCGGATATCTGGAAGAAATCAGGGACCGGCCGATAAAAGACGATGTTCTTTTTTTTATCGTTGTGGCTGTTGTCGGATCGATCCTGATGTTTTTTTCAATGGTCATCGGGGAGATCGTCACCGGCAAGGGAGATTCCCTGAACCCGGCAGGAATACCAGTCATGATCCTGACGATACTGTTCCTGTTTGTCGTTAATGGGCTATTCTTTATGCTTATTATCAGTCTTATCGAGCACTTTTTTGTCTTATTTACCGGTGAACACAAGGGTTTTGAAAGAACAATGAAATCGGTAATTTACGCATCAGTCTTACCGGTAGTGTTCTTCTGGATCCCGGCGGTTTTCCATATCCCCAGTTCTATTCTCCTTCTTGCCGGTGCCTTCTGCATAGTTACATTCTATGGTATTCTCACATTCCATGAAAAAGCGAAAGACAGGGCTGCTTTTGTTGCACTGTTTACGACAGGATTTATTTTGATCCTTCTGTGGCTTGGCAAAGTGAACATAACCGGAAATGCCTGGTGA